One segment of Mycobacterium spongiae DNA contains the following:
- a CDS encoding acyl-CoA dehydrogenase family protein — MTAPAMELTWGADFDVFAETTRRLCEGSTEAASSEAGPCDRPELWQQLATLGWATATDPAASDPEAATLASIAGLFVELGRALAVTPLLPALSAHELRTLSRQPRSARDDSPGHLSIPVLFDSLLASRTAPIRARGSRLAGTAMFVPYADRADEFLVGVCGDGAQRILAVPATTPGLRVEPLPNIAGYPQGAVCFDGVDTTGFRELAAGPRADRICELVLQRAAVLQVAEMYGAGCALLDKTVRFATDREQFGGPIGRFQAVQYLCTDIAVNIHVTSAFARAAAAGLDSGESAAGPVALMRMQAAKTAQIMVHCAHEVHAGIGFMLEADVHLFTRAAKRWQFTLGSGLEHARVVVSDLTNGREVIA; from the coding sequence ATGACGGCGCCTGCGATGGAGCTGACCTGGGGAGCCGACTTCGACGTCTTCGCCGAGACCACCCGGCGCCTCTGCGAGGGATCAACCGAGGCCGCATCGAGCGAAGCTGGCCCGTGTGATCGTCCGGAACTGTGGCAGCAATTGGCAACCCTGGGATGGGCCACGGCCACTGATCCCGCGGCCAGCGACCCGGAGGCAGCAACGTTGGCCAGCATCGCGGGGCTTTTCGTGGAATTGGGCCGCGCCCTTGCCGTTACGCCGCTGCTGCCGGCTCTGAGCGCACATGAGCTTCGTACGTTGAGCCGCCAGCCCCGGTCCGCCCGCGACGACAGCCCGGGTCACCTGTCGATTCCGGTTCTGTTCGATTCCCTGCTGGCTTCGCGCACTGCGCCGATCCGTGCTCGCGGCTCCCGCTTGGCGGGCACAGCAATGTTCGTTCCGTATGCCGACCGCGCCGACGAATTTCTGGTGGGCGTGTGTGGGGATGGGGCACAACGGATCCTGGCAGTGCCGGCCACCACGCCGGGGCTGCGCGTCGAACCGCTGCCCAATATCGCGGGCTACCCGCAGGGTGCCGTGTGCTTCGACGGTGTCGATACGACCGGGTTTCGCGAGCTGGCCGCAGGGCCTCGCGCTGACCGGATCTGCGAGCTGGTGCTGCAGCGGGCCGCGGTGCTGCAGGTCGCCGAGATGTACGGGGCGGGTTGTGCCTTGCTGGACAAGACGGTTCGATTCGCCACGGATCGCGAGCAGTTCGGCGGCCCGATTGGCCGCTTCCAGGCGGTGCAATACCTGTGTACCGATATCGCGGTGAATATCCACGTGACGTCTGCCTTCGCCCGCGCCGCCGCCGCCGGCCTGGACAGCGGCGAGTCGGCCGCGGGGCCCGTGGCGTTGATGCGGATGCAAGCCGCGAAGACCGCCCAGATCATGGTCCATTGCGCTCATGAGGTCCATGCCGGCATCGGCTTCATGCTCGAGGCCGACGTGCACCTCTTCACACGGGCCGCCAAACGGTGGCAGTTCACCCTCGGAAGCGGACTCGAGCATGCCCGGGTTGTCGTGTCCGACCTGACCAACGGTCGAGAGGTGATCGCGTAA
- a CDS encoding acyl-CoA dehydrogenase family protein: MTDTDAWRQEVRDFLAAELPPEHAFNTEFDDSPEQWDIAVAFSRKVAAQGWIGLTWPTEYGGAGRSLQDQLVLLEELAAADAPMVNSVGTFLVAGTLLVGGTEEQKRRLLPDIASMKTLWAEGLTEPDAGSDLSSLRTTAVRAGTDWVITGQKAYTSWGPMSDMLYVAARTSPESSPSKAISIFCVDLRAPGVTLHPMRNFGGGVQSTTYLDHVRVGANALIGEVGRGWGYIMNAFYASGGVEPIYAVQEARLKRLIDYCTVTHGADGPLIEQPDVIVRLAELARMVQGQRLLAYEQIGNTQAGRRSPYDGGVLPVVAKEWEPLFAQIFDEVLGPTSQLTRDSGRAPLDGAPEAWYRQSFANHAGGTPQVKRMVLATRGLGLPR, encoded by the coding sequence GTGACCGACACGGACGCGTGGCGGCAGGAAGTCAGAGACTTCCTGGCTGCCGAACTCCCGCCAGAGCACGCCTTCAACACCGAGTTCGACGACTCACCAGAGCAATGGGATATCGCGGTCGCGTTCTCCCGCAAGGTCGCGGCACAGGGATGGATAGGACTGACCTGGCCAACCGAATACGGCGGGGCGGGACGAAGCCTCCAAGACCAGCTGGTGTTACTCGAAGAACTCGCCGCGGCCGATGCCCCGATGGTGAACAGCGTCGGGACGTTCCTGGTTGCCGGCACCCTGCTGGTGGGCGGCACCGAGGAGCAGAAGCGCCGCCTGCTGCCCGACATCGCGTCGATGAAAACCCTGTGGGCCGAAGGGCTCACTGAACCGGACGCCGGATCGGATCTCAGCTCGCTGCGCACCACGGCCGTGCGTGCGGGCACCGACTGGGTGATCACCGGACAGAAGGCCTACACCTCCTGGGGACCCATGTCGGACATGCTCTATGTGGCGGCACGGACCTCACCGGAGTCGTCTCCGAGCAAGGCGATCAGTATCTTCTGCGTCGACCTGCGAGCGCCAGGAGTGACGTTGCACCCGATGCGCAACTTCGGTGGCGGAGTTCAGTCAACGACCTACCTCGACCACGTCAGGGTTGGGGCGAACGCTCTGATCGGTGAGGTCGGTCGCGGCTGGGGCTACATCATGAACGCGTTCTACGCCTCGGGCGGCGTGGAGCCGATCTATGCGGTCCAGGAAGCGCGGCTGAAGAGGTTGATCGACTACTGCACGGTCACCCACGGCGCGGACGGGCCACTGATCGAGCAGCCGGACGTCATCGTCAGGCTCGCCGAGCTCGCGCGCATGGTGCAGGGACAACGCTTGCTCGCCTATGAGCAGATCGGCAACACCCAGGCTGGTCGGAGGTCGCCGTACGACGGGGGAGTGCTTCCCGTAGTTGCCAAAGAGTGGGAACCGTTGTTCGCCCAAATCTTTGACGAGGTGCTGGGGCCGACCAGTCAGCTGACTCGCGACAGCGGGCGCGCGCCCCTGGATGGAGCCCCGGAGGCGTGGTACCGGCAGTCCTTCGCCAACCACGCTGGGGGAACGCCCCAAGTGAAGCGCATGGTGCTGGCGACTCGGGGCTTGGGATTGCCACGATGA
- a CDS encoding aromatic ring-hydroxylating dioxygenase subunit alpha has translation MSDAITLSMKPTGWFQIGWSAEYQPGDIRPLKYFGQELVGYRSESGTFTLLDGHCPHLGAHLGYGGQVRGEDIQCPFHGWQWGPDGRNVCIPYQNRVTKRRVKVWPVAERNGVIYAWHDTEGRPPLCEVPDLFQLFESAGDPAMYQDPYPEGTLHRRDLTLHPQFVVENGVDVAHFTFVHRADNAPTIRRRSFDDWTFQTTMSMEFAVQDPDTQQARRVEGGLQAHLVGLGLSYAHAWGTGSVCSLTAPTPIDDNVAELRFTAWVDTADDPQRVLLSRRQRSAIAQVQADLNIWEHQRYTDPPVLATAEASGFKDIRQWARGFYPPSDDRSAELAGAGREMR, from the coding sequence GTGAGCGACGCGATCACCCTCTCTATGAAGCCGACCGGCTGGTTCCAGATCGGCTGGTCGGCCGAGTACCAACCCGGCGACATCCGGCCCCTGAAGTACTTCGGCCAGGAACTCGTCGGCTACCGCAGCGAGTCAGGGACCTTCACCCTGCTCGACGGTCATTGTCCACACCTCGGCGCTCATCTCGGCTATGGCGGTCAGGTGCGCGGCGAGGACATCCAATGCCCGTTCCACGGCTGGCAGTGGGGCCCGGACGGCCGCAATGTCTGCATCCCCTACCAGAATCGGGTCACCAAGCGGCGGGTCAAGGTCTGGCCAGTGGCCGAGCGCAACGGCGTGATCTACGCCTGGCACGACACCGAGGGTCGCCCGCCCCTGTGTGAGGTGCCAGATCTCTTCCAGCTCTTCGAGAGTGCTGGCGACCCCGCGATGTATCAGGACCCCTACCCGGAGGGCACACTGCACCGCAGGGACCTGACCCTGCACCCACAGTTCGTCGTCGAGAACGGCGTCGACGTCGCCCACTTCACATTCGTGCATAGGGCCGACAACGCCCCCACGATCCGTCGCCGTTCGTTCGACGACTGGACCTTCCAGACCACCATGTCCATGGAATTCGCCGTCCAAGACCCAGACACCCAACAAGCCCGTCGGGTCGAGGGCGGCCTGCAAGCCCACCTCGTCGGGCTCGGACTGTCCTACGCACACGCGTGGGGCACCGGCAGCGTGTGCAGCCTTACCGCTCCAACGCCGATCGACGACAACGTGGCAGAGCTTCGCTTCACCGCTTGGGTTGACACCGCCGACGACCCGCAGCGTGTTCTGCTGAGCCGCCGCCAGCGCAGCGCCATTGCTCAGGTCCAGGCGGACCTCAACATCTGGGAGCACCAACGGTATACGGACCCACCCGTGCTGGCGACTGCGGAGGCGTCCGGGTTCAAGGACATCCGCCAATGGGCGCGTGGTTTCTACCCGCCCAGCGACGACCGGTCTGCCGAACTCGCCGGCGCAGGGCGCGAGATGCGGTGA
- a CDS encoding thiamine pyrophosphate-dependent enzyme: MTGRSLPIVDSTTAPTRPARLVDDFTPRLINQGAHHLCPGCGEPIAMRLVMEAIDELGLAQRSIAVFGIGCYTAYSNNLDVEVLQALHGRAPSVATGVKRALPESLVVTVQGDGDMVNEGLQEVLHTMARGESVTCFMLNNGVFGETGGHMTAATVLGQRTKNTLEGRDAGEHGYPIVIGDLIARLDGAAYVARGAVNTHTNVARTKKMVKEALSVQMAGLGGSFVEILTMCPTGWFVDTLEAPEYLNDNIEPTHRFGVVRDRRTAGSRQN; encoded by the coding sequence GTGACCGGCCGATCGCTACCCATCGTCGACTCGACCACCGCCCCAACGCGTCCGGCCAGGCTGGTGGACGACTTCACGCCCAGGCTCATTAACCAAGGGGCACACCATCTGTGTCCCGGGTGCGGGGAACCGATCGCGATGCGTCTGGTCATGGAGGCTATCGATGAGCTCGGATTAGCCCAGCGGAGCATCGCTGTATTCGGAATCGGTTGCTATACAGCGTATTCCAATAACCTGGACGTCGAAGTCCTGCAAGCCTTGCACGGTCGTGCGCCATCGGTGGCGACGGGTGTCAAGCGAGCGCTGCCCGAGTCGTTGGTCGTCACCGTGCAAGGCGACGGGGACATGGTCAACGAGGGCCTCCAGGAGGTCCTGCACACCATGGCCCGTGGGGAGTCGGTGACGTGCTTCATGCTCAACAACGGAGTCTTCGGTGAGACGGGTGGGCACATGACTGCCGCAACGGTCCTCGGTCAGCGAACCAAGAACACCTTGGAAGGCCGCGACGCCGGCGAGCACGGCTACCCGATTGTGATCGGTGACCTGATTGCGCGGCTGGACGGCGCCGCTTACGTGGCACGGGGTGCGGTGAACACCCACACCAACGTTGCCCGCACCAAGAAGATGGTCAAGGAGGCCCTCTCGGTCCAGATGGCCGGTCTTGGTGGCTCGTTCGTAGAGATCCTGACGATGTGCCCGACCGGGTGGTTCGTCGACACCCTCGAAGCCCCCGAGTACCTCAACGACAACATCGAGCCTACGCACAGGTTCGGGGTGGTGCGCGACCGGCGCACGGCCGGTTCGCGACAGAACTGA
- a CDS encoding thiamine pyrophosphate-binding protein gives MSTVDQHGGVATGELEFLEGSEAIAKAMIVAGCRFFAGYPMTPFTEVLEGMAKHLPAVGGTCINAESELEAVGMAWGAAATGVPAATGSTGQGLSLMQESLAEITYARLPLVVLNMARAQGDYFQATRGGGHGDYRHIVLAPSDVAEAVELVQEAFHLAALWRNPVLVMGDYYIAHTWQSVSVQRLDFGPEPDRSWRLDGSTGGTGRAKLISPLADTKRGDDVGYDLAEFYGRRGAELDRMGREVAPRAECGFVEDADLVVVAYGTVAQYVREAVAALRADGARVGFIRPITLYPFPTQILRDAARGPRAFAVYENNRGQMIEDVRLAVLERADVRFIGGLSVDSSGFGIAPDLDVSSVRARIRACLEEIT, from the coding sequence GTGAGCACCGTCGACCAGCATGGCGGCGTGGCGACCGGTGAGCTGGAATTCCTGGAGGGGTCGGAAGCGATCGCCAAAGCCATGATTGTGGCCGGGTGCCGGTTCTTCGCTGGATATCCGATGACTCCGTTCACCGAGGTGCTCGAGGGGATGGCCAAACACCTTCCCGCCGTGGGTGGTACGTGCATCAACGCCGAGAGCGAGCTAGAAGCCGTGGGTATGGCCTGGGGCGCGGCGGCCACCGGGGTGCCAGCCGCCACCGGGTCGACCGGGCAAGGCCTTTCCCTCATGCAGGAATCTCTTGCCGAGATCACCTACGCCCGATTGCCGCTTGTCGTATTGAACATGGCGCGTGCCCAGGGTGACTACTTCCAGGCAACTCGGGGCGGTGGACACGGAGACTATCGCCATATCGTGCTGGCGCCCAGCGACGTCGCAGAAGCCGTCGAGTTGGTGCAAGAGGCTTTCCATCTGGCGGCGCTGTGGCGCAATCCGGTGCTGGTCATGGGCGACTACTACATCGCGCACACCTGGCAGTCGGTGTCGGTGCAGCGCCTCGACTTCGGCCCCGAGCCGGACCGCAGCTGGAGACTGGACGGATCCACTGGCGGGACCGGACGAGCTAAACTCATCTCTCCGCTGGCCGACACCAAGCGGGGCGACGACGTCGGCTACGACCTTGCCGAGTTCTACGGCCGTCGCGGCGCCGAGCTGGACCGGATGGGCCGTGAGGTCGCCCCGCGCGCGGAGTGCGGCTTCGTCGAGGACGCGGACCTGGTGGTCGTCGCCTACGGAACCGTCGCACAGTATGTGCGGGAGGCCGTCGCCGCTCTTCGGGCTGACGGAGCCCGCGTCGGGTTTATCCGTCCAATCACGCTGTACCCGTTCCCCACTCAGATTCTTCGCGATGCCGCGCGGGGCCCCCGGGCCTTCGCGGTATACGAGAACAACCGGGGCCAGATGATCGAAGATGTCAGGCTGGCCGTGCTCGAACGCGCGGATGTGCGATTCATCGGTGGACTCAGCGTTGACTCTTCAGGATTCGGCATCGCCCCCGATCTGGATGTCAGCTCCGTGCGAGCTCGTATCCGTGCCTGCCTGGAGGAGATCACGTGA
- a CDS encoding 4Fe-4S dicluster domain-containing protein, which translates to MTEPATIQATGTVVIDVDACKGCDLCVAACPVDVLVMSTDEVNVRGYRYPKLLAGCIGCKACSQICPDFVFQVYRYDEPVEYEVDTSHPEGSP; encoded by the coding sequence GTGACCGAACCAGCCACCATCCAAGCGACCGGCACGGTCGTCATCGACGTGGACGCATGCAAGGGATGCGATCTTTGTGTGGCCGCCTGCCCGGTCGATGTGCTGGTGATGTCGACCGATGAGGTCAACGTCCGGGGATACCGGTATCCGAAGTTGCTCGCGGGATGCATTGGATGCAAGGCCTGTTCACAAATCTGCCCCGACTTCGTCTTCCAGGTGTACCGCTATGACGAGCCCGTCGAGTACGAGGTCGACACGTCCCACCCGGAAGGCTCACCGTGA
- a CDS encoding 2-oxoacid:acceptor oxidoreductase family protein, translating to MRREVVMTGIGGQGIQLCAQVLARGALRAGLHVQLFGSYGGMMRGGNTEASLIVSDAPVTAPPTIDKAWSGFVMHHDYSQPTLARLTPESLVLVDSTVFEGPLPAELESVTQIPATAIAIDLGRKQIASMVLLGAYLAVTGLVDLDAVKAAVPEALPSYREKLGGPNQEALDAGFAAGRQCVASDTEMAAM from the coding sequence ATGCGACGCGAGGTCGTCATGACGGGCATCGGCGGGCAGGGAATACAGCTGTGCGCCCAGGTGCTCGCCCGGGGAGCGCTCCGCGCGGGACTGCACGTGCAGCTCTTCGGTAGCTACGGCGGGATGATGCGCGGTGGTAACACCGAGGCGTCCTTGATCGTCTCGGACGCGCCAGTGACCGCACCGCCGACCATTGACAAGGCGTGGTCGGGGTTCGTGATGCACCATGACTACTCCCAGCCCACGTTGGCGCGGCTGACGCCCGAGTCGCTCGTGCTCGTCGACTCCACAGTCTTCGAGGGCCCGCTGCCCGCGGAGCTGGAATCGGTGACGCAGATACCAGCCACCGCCATCGCGATTGATCTGGGGCGCAAGCAAATCGCCTCCATGGTGCTGCTCGGCGCATACCTGGCAGTCACCGGTCTCGTGGATCTGGACGCCGTCAAAGCCGCAGTGCCCGAGGCCCTGCCGTCCTACCGGGAGAAGCTCGGCGGGCCGAACCAGGAGGCGCTCGACGCGGGTTTCGCGGCCGGGCGACAGTGTGTCGCTAGCGATACCGAGATGGCGGCGATGTGA
- a CDS encoding TetR/AcrR family transcriptional regulator — MTKRERAAESRLPRKAEDWLTGRRARYTDEVANIVEAAYKVIEATGSTDPSLRAILAEAGVSTPVFYRHFDSKDELLVLLLDDGRRQLAGYLKTRLDKVDDPEGKIRAWVDGMMAQVTAPAAAQRTRPFFVDQGLLDRNYAAQQQESIQRLVDLLHEPVAALSLRPSDSTLKERHAAAIYCLVTGAMRHHLTYQTTPSKAECRHLADFCLAGIRNVGSS, encoded by the coding sequence ATGACGAAGCGAGAGCGAGCTGCTGAATCGCGGCTACCGCGGAAAGCGGAAGATTGGCTCACTGGGCGCCGGGCGCGCTACACCGACGAGGTGGCCAATATCGTCGAAGCCGCCTACAAGGTGATCGAAGCCACCGGCTCCACTGACCCGTCCTTGCGGGCGATTCTTGCCGAGGCCGGTGTGTCGACTCCGGTGTTCTACCGCCACTTTGACTCCAAGGACGAACTGTTGGTGCTGCTGCTCGATGACGGCCGTCGGCAGCTCGCCGGATACCTCAAGACGCGGCTGGACAAGGTTGACGATCCCGAGGGAAAAATCCGGGCTTGGGTGGACGGCATGATGGCCCAGGTGACGGCACCGGCGGCGGCGCAGCGCACCCGTCCGTTCTTCGTCGACCAAGGGCTGCTGGACCGCAACTACGCGGCACAACAGCAGGAGTCGATCCAACGTCTCGTCGATCTGCTCCACGAGCCGGTGGCGGCGTTGTCGCTGCGACCTTCCGACTCGACGCTCAAAGAGCGGCACGCCGCGGCAATCTACTGCCTGGTCACCGGCGCCATGCGCCACCACTTGACCTATCAGACCACTCCATCCAAGGCGGAGTGTCGGCATCTCGCTGACTTCTGCCTCGCCGGCATCCGAAACGTGGGTTCCAGTTAG
- a CDS encoding class I adenylate-forming enzyme family protein, giving the protein MELLVSDIFRNAARTVPDRPALAIGERSWTFGELDLISEHVARCLANRGIGVGDHISNRADISIATVALFIAASKLGAVFVPIDPALSEREAGELERLVDPGLALGPSQATDLLEEAEHLPCEPTLPDMELHEDAPHVSFFTSGSTGEPKPIALSNRVSVLRSHPGAQPEHRGAAMCPFPLFHVAAWMIALQQWQNRALVILPLDFTAATICRGIAAHRAERIYCIPAIWRRIFDYVEQAETPDLSSIRIADTGTSATPPSLIESLKALLPQAHIRVFYGSTEAGPVTVLEGAALTGRAGSCGLPMQGVQLRMSHDGELQLRGPCVFDPPAQGHDPSRGSNSFTADGWLHTGDLAEIDDDGYVYITGRAKDIIRSAGHSISPAEVEAVVAGLPGIQDVAVIGIPDPDWGEIVCAAMVVEPGQRAPTLEFVRKRYADRLASFKHPRRIVVVDEIPRTASTQQVMRRLLIDRITGAASGGQPGERG; this is encoded by the coding sequence ATGGAACTTCTGGTCAGTGACATCTTCCGCAACGCCGCGAGAACCGTCCCCGACCGTCCAGCGTTGGCGATCGGCGAACGAAGTTGGACCTTCGGCGAGCTAGACCTGATCTCCGAACACGTCGCGCGGTGCCTAGCAAACCGCGGGATCGGGGTCGGCGATCATATCTCCAATCGCGCCGACATCAGCATCGCGACCGTGGCGCTGTTCATTGCCGCGTCGAAACTGGGCGCGGTGTTCGTGCCGATAGATCCAGCCTTGTCCGAGAGAGAAGCAGGCGAGCTGGAGCGCTTGGTCGACCCAGGGCTGGCGCTAGGCCCAAGCCAGGCAACCGACCTGTTGGAGGAGGCGGAACACCTTCCGTGCGAACCAACGCTTCCCGACATGGAACTCCATGAGGATGCCCCCCACGTGTCGTTCTTCACCAGTGGCAGCACGGGCGAGCCCAAGCCCATCGCGCTGAGCAATCGGGTGTCGGTGCTACGGAGTCACCCCGGAGCGCAACCCGAACACCGGGGCGCGGCGATGTGCCCGTTCCCACTTTTCCACGTCGCAGCCTGGATGATCGCCCTGCAGCAGTGGCAGAACCGAGCACTGGTGATCCTCCCACTCGACTTCACCGCCGCGACCATCTGTCGCGGGATCGCTGCCCACCGCGCGGAGCGCATCTACTGCATCCCGGCGATTTGGCGTCGGATCTTCGACTACGTCGAGCAGGCCGAGACCCCCGACCTGTCCTCGATCCGCATTGCCGACACGGGCACATCGGCCACCCCTCCGAGTCTGATCGAGTCCCTGAAGGCTCTGCTTCCCCAAGCCCACATTCGGGTGTTCTACGGTTCGACCGAAGCCGGGCCGGTCACCGTGCTCGAGGGTGCCGCGCTCACCGGGCGGGCGGGCTCCTGCGGACTGCCCATGCAGGGGGTTCAACTGCGCATGAGCCACGACGGAGAACTGCAGCTGCGGGGTCCGTGCGTGTTCGATCCACCCGCACAGGGCCATGACCCCTCTCGTGGTTCGAACAGCTTCACTGCGGACGGCTGGCTGCACACCGGTGATCTCGCCGAGATCGACGACGACGGATATGTCTACATCACCGGTCGCGCCAAGGACATCATCCGGTCAGCCGGTCACTCGATCTCCCCCGCCGAGGTGGAGGCGGTCGTCGCGGGCCTGCCGGGCATCCAGGATGTCGCGGTAATTGGCATACCCGACCCAGACTGGGGCGAAATCGTCTGCGCAGCAATGGTTGTCGAACCCGGCCAGCGTGCTCCGACGTTGGAGTTCGTTCGCAAGCGCTACGCGGATCGACTCGCTTCGTTCAAACACCCGCGCCGAATCGTCGTCGTCGACGAGATTCCGCGCACCGCGTCCACGCAACAAGTCATGAGGCGGCTCTTGATCGACCGGATTACCGGCGCGGCATCTGGCGGGCAGCCAGGCGAGAGGGGTTGA
- a CDS encoding D-2-hydroxyacid dehydrogenase: MPDEPVVVAIMFPAAWDHRPATALAADIARLKSISPRIQVIDERYTDSDAVRLRRGQDPSADLRDQQAPLTDRQREVLAQAEVILAQDLPFDVADLAPRLRWVQGVGAGVSQLQSAGVPNGSVRLTTAAGANSVAIAEFVFARILQIVKRLPEIDTLAREHVWRPTYGSQLAGRSLTVVGLGSIGRRVAILARAFGMHVKAVRQSAQTGATDRDVDEVFGAADLVSAVTGSAVVVAAVPETPDTRDLFNAKIFGAMSGGSVFINVGRGSAVDEDDLVKALSDGHLAAAALDVVKNEPLPAAAELWAAPNLYLSPHSAATADEHWRNVFALFGANLENYLNGEPLVNQVPSV, from the coding sequence GTGCCTGACGAACCTGTGGTGGTGGCGATCATGTTCCCCGCGGCATGGGACCACAGACCGGCGACCGCGCTGGCGGCCGATATCGCGCGACTGAAGTCGATCAGCCCACGCATCCAGGTCATCGACGAGCGCTACACCGATTCCGATGCAGTGCGGCTGCGGCGCGGCCAGGATCCTTCGGCGGACCTGCGCGATCAGCAGGCACCGTTGACCGATCGACAACGAGAAGTGTTGGCACAAGCCGAAGTAATCCTCGCCCAAGACCTCCCCTTCGACGTCGCGGACCTGGCGCCCCGGCTGCGGTGGGTCCAAGGCGTCGGTGCTGGGGTGAGCCAGTTGCAGTCCGCCGGAGTGCCCAACGGGTCCGTCCGCCTCACCACGGCGGCCGGCGCCAACTCGGTGGCAATCGCCGAGTTCGTGTTCGCCCGAATACTTCAGATCGTCAAACGGCTCCCCGAGATCGATACACTCGCTCGGGAACACGTTTGGCGGCCCACCTATGGAAGCCAACTCGCCGGGCGATCGCTCACCGTCGTAGGGTTAGGGTCGATCGGTCGCCGCGTGGCCATTCTGGCCCGAGCCTTCGGTATGCACGTCAAAGCAGTCCGGCAAAGCGCACAGACCGGTGCAACCGACCGCGACGTCGACGAGGTGTTCGGAGCTGCCGATCTGGTCAGCGCGGTCACCGGGAGCGCCGTCGTGGTCGCCGCAGTTCCCGAAACGCCAGACACCCGTGACCTGTTCAACGCCAAGATCTTTGGCGCTATGTCTGGCGGCAGCGTGTTCATCAATGTCGGACGCGGCAGCGCGGTCGACGAGGACGACCTGGTCAAAGCGCTGTCGGACGGTCACCTCGCCGCCGCCGCTCTCGACGTCGTCAAGAACGAGCCACTGCCTGCGGCGGCCGAACTCTGGGCGGCGCCCAACCTGTACCTCTCCCCACACAGCGCTGCCACGGCCGACGAGCATTGGCGCAACGTCTTCGCCCTTTTCGGCGCGAATCTCGAGAACTACCTCAACGGCGAGCCGCTGGTAAACCAGGTACCCAGCGTGTGA
- a CDS encoding TetR/AcrR family transcriptional regulator, with protein MDAPATRDRLLAAAERLFAKGGEEATSLRAVTREAEANVAAVHYHFGGRDGLLREVLNRHIAPINTRRRELVAAAQARVAAPALADIVDAFVRPDLETLAELRQTEPQMARFIGRAYSQPSTAVAAAAAEQFAATAHTFTPLLADQLPHLADDELRTRLDLVVGIITGLFARANPTGQAPPLDTEDLDEQARRLTAFIVGALSAPATRDDLR; from the coding sequence ATGGACGCGCCAGCCACCCGCGATCGACTGCTAGCCGCCGCCGAACGGCTCTTCGCCAAGGGAGGTGAGGAGGCAACGTCGCTGCGGGCGGTGACCCGTGAGGCGGAGGCCAACGTCGCCGCCGTGCACTACCACTTCGGTGGCCGCGACGGACTCCTCCGCGAAGTGCTCAACCGCCACATCGCACCGATCAACACCCGACGTCGCGAGCTCGTGGCGGCCGCACAGGCACGGGTGGCCGCGCCGGCGCTGGCCGACATCGTCGACGCCTTCGTCCGTCCGGACCTGGAAACCCTGGCCGAACTCCGGCAAACAGAACCCCAGATGGCGCGATTCATCGGAAGGGCATACAGCCAGCCCAGTACGGCGGTTGCGGCCGCGGCCGCAGAGCAATTCGCCGCGACGGCCCACACGTTCACCCCGCTGCTTGCCGACCAACTGCCTCATCTCGCCGACGACGAGTTGCGAACCCGTCTCGACCTGGTCGTGGGGATCATCACCGGCCTGTTCGCCCGCGCAAACCCGACAGGCCAGGCGCCCCCGCTGGATACCGAAGACCTCGATGAGCAGGCCCGCCGCCTGACCGCGTTCATCGTTGGCGCCCTGTCCGCGCCCGCCACCCGCGATGACCTGAGATGA